A single window of Maylandia zebra isolate NMK-2024a linkage group LG2, Mzebra_GT3a, whole genome shotgun sequence DNA harbors:
- the LOC112432513 gene encoding NLR family CARD domain-containing protein 3-like, translating to MMEEPKEQPAKAAPSAEEELARVRSAFVWRVTIEILKLLLEALVSDGILNKLEEESILEGNPLRADKARSLIDTVRKKGDKACKITIKHLQIKDPFLFSQLRLNSDPSAQQDALQKCQPKLKSVLKKKFQCVFEGIAKAGNPTLLNQIYTELYITEGGTAEVNDEHEVRQIETASRKPHRPETTIRQEDIFKDSPKRQDLIRTVLTKGVAGIGKTVLTQKYSLDWAEDKANQDIQFIFPFTFRELNVLKEEKFSLVGLVHHFFTETKEAGICSFEDFQVVFIFDGLDECRLPLDFHKTVTDVTMPTTVDVLLTSLIRGTLLPYAHVWITTRPAAADQIPPEYVHRVTEVRGFTDPQKEEYFRNRFRDEEQASRIISHIKKARSLHIMCHIPVFCWITATVLEDVLETREGGQLPNTLTEMYIHFLVVQAKVKKVKYNRGRATDPHWSSESRKMMESLGKLAFDQLQKGNLIFYESDLTECGIDIRAASVYSGVFTQIFKEERGLYQDKVFCFIHLSVQEFLAALHVHLTFSNSGLNLLEQQQTTSQKSETGESAEKHFYQSAVDKALQSPNGHLDLFLRFLLGLSLQTNQALLRGLLTQTGSSSQTNQETVQYIKETLSEDLSAEKSINLFHCLNELNDRSLVEEIQQSLRSGSLSTDKLSPAQWSALVFILLSSEEDLDVFDLKKYSASEEALLRLLPVVKASNKAL from the exons ATGATGGAAGAACCTAAAGAACAGCCAGCCAAAGCAGCTCCATCAGCAG AGGAGGAGCTTGCCAGGGTGCGGTCAGCCTTTGTCTGGAGGGTAACAATAGAAATCCTTAAACTGCTCCTTGAGGCCCTTGTAAGTGATGGTATCTTAAATAAGTTGGAGGAAGAATCGATACTGGAGGGGAACCCACTCAGAGCAGACAAGGCACGCAGCTTGATCGACACAGTGAGGAAAAAAGGAGACAAAGCATGCAAGATAACAATCAAGCATCTTCAGATCAAAgatccttttcttttctctcagctGCGTTTGAACTCTGATCCATCTGCTCAACAAG ATGCTCTTCAGAAGTGTCAGCCTAAACTTAAGTCTGTCttaaagaagaagttccagtgtgtgtttgaggggatcgctaaagcaggaaacccaacccttctgaatcagatctacacagagctctacatcacagagggagggactgcagaggtcaatgatgaacatgaggtcagacagattgaaacagcatccaggaaaccacacagaccagaaacaaccatcagacaagaagacatctttaaagactCACCCAAAAGACAGGACCtgatcagaacagtgctgacaaagggagtggctggcattgggaaaacggtcttaacacagaaatacagcctggactgggctgaagacaaagccaaccaggacatccagttcatatttccattcactttcagagagctgaatgtgctgaaagaggaaaagttcagcttggtgggacttgttcatcacttctttactgaaaccaaagaagcaggaatctgcagctttgaagacttccaggttgtgttcatctttgatggtctggatgagtgtcgacttcctctggacttccacaaaactgtgACTGATGTTACGATGCCCACCACAGTTGATGTACTTCTCACAAGCCTGATCAGGGGGACGCTTCTTCCCTATGCTCAcgtctggataaccacacgacctgcagcagcagacCAGATCCCCCCTGAGTATGTTCACAGggtgacagaggtcagggggttcactgacccacagaaggaggagtacttcaggaaccgattcagagatgaggagcaggccagcaggatcatctcccacatcaagaaagctcgaagcctccacatcatgtgccacatcccagtcttctgctggatcactgctacagttctggaggatgtgctggaaaccagagagggaggacagctgcccaacaccctgactgagatgtacatccacttcctggtggttcaggccaaagtgaagaaggtcaagtataaTAGAGGACGtgcaacagatccacactggagttcagagagcaggaagatgatggagtctctgggaaaactggcttttgatcagctgcagaaaggaaacctgatcttctatgaatcagacctgacagagtgtggcatcgatatcagagcagcctcagtgtactcaggagtgttcacacagatctttaaagaggagagaggactgtaccaggacaaggtgttctgcttcatccatctgagtgttcaggagtttctggctgctcttcatgtccatctgaccttcagcaactctggactcaatctgctggaacaacaacaaacaacctcccagaagtctgaaacaggagaatctgcagagaaacacttctaccagagtgctgtggacaaggccttacagagtccaaatggacacctggacttgttcctccgcttcctcctgggtctttcactgcagaccaatcaggctctcctacgaggtctgctgacacagacaggaagtagctcacagaccaatcaggaaacagtccagtacatcaaggagaCGCTCAGTGaggatctgtctgcagagaaaagcatcaatctgttccactgtctgaatgaactgaatgatcgttctctagtggaggagatccaacagtccctgagatcaggaagtctctccacagataaactgtctcctgctcagtggtcagctctggtcttcatcttactgtcatcagaagaagatctggatgtgtttgacctgaagaaatactctgcttcagaggaggctcttctgaggctgctgccagtggtcaaagcctccaacaaagctctgtaa